A genome region from Cyprinus carpio isolate SPL01 chromosome B23, ASM1834038v1, whole genome shotgun sequence includes the following:
- the si:dkey-32e6.3 gene encoding uncharacterized protein si:dkey-32e6.3: MYNSERIPETSIDQNQTNGCRSDVNSDGTDQYKDPTDSVPSGPSRRIVLHFDLNNTILVSDAVTRQGTVAALEYFLSTVTWGRVKKGKWEWLSEAPSLLPPCEGAITYYSQFGRVAGFTTVGPGRRFRKVLEEHLELLRWPSDLPADKELSVKGEDGKLYHWILPSFFQMLQDLASQGLEFSILFRTFGSDLPRVLNAVRRAVEQGSHPLFPNLPALKLRVNVTAGHIKCSSKGATLIRGEDHVSTRDGEQQVYQYLSSAEGLGGFQDNFDWWAQNTYSILGGKPLWIDPFDHKVQHIFIDDNIRQNDEDTIVHPKVFLDPEGCQTRTASTSELYDLCLVQNNLLKAISEPGYFTRRIQICMENYEGNIQKG, encoded by the exons ATGTATAACTCGGAGAGGATCCCCGAAACAAGTATCGATCAGAACCAAACTAATGGATGCAGAAGTGATGTGAACTCTGACGGGACAGATCAATATAAAGACCCCACTGATTCAGTCCCAAGTGGACCTTCCAGAAGAATCGTTCTTCACTTTGATCTCAACAACACAATCCTCGTATCTGACGCAGTCACAAGACAAGGAACTGTAGCTGCTCTTGAATACTTTCTGTCCACGGTGACCTGGGGGCGCGTGAAAAAAG GTAAATGGGAGTGGTTGTCAGAAGCACCATCTCTCCTCCCGCCTTGTGAGGGCGCCATCACGTACTACTCTCAGTTTGGCCGAGTGGCAGGCTTCACCACCGTAGGTCCAGGCCGACGGTTCCGTAAGGTCCTGGAGGAACATCTAGAGCTACTGCGATGGCCGTCTGACTTGCCTGCAGATAAAGAGCTGTCTGTTAAGGGAGAAGATGGGAAGCTGTATCACTGGATCCTCCCTTCCTTCTTCCAGATGCTGCAGGACTTGGCTTCACAGGGTTTGGAGTTCTCCATCCTGTTCCGTACATTCGGCTCAGATCTGCCCCGTGTTCTGAATGCTGTCAGGCGTGCTGTAGAGCAGGGCTCACATCCGCTGTTCCCCAACCTCCCGGCTCTGAAG CTGAGGGTGAACGTGACCGCCGGACACATCAAGTGCAGCAGTAAGGGCGCAACACTGATTCGTGGAGAAGACCACGTGTCCACAAGGGATGGAGAGCAGCAGGTTTACCAGTACCTGAGCAGTGCTGAGGGTCTGGGTGGCTTCCAAGACAACTTTGACTG gtGGGCACAGAATACATACTCCATCTTAGGAGGAAAACCACTCTGGATTGACCCTTTTGACCACAAAGTTCAGCATATCTTCATTGATGACAACATTCGGCAAAACGATGAGGACACTATTGTCCATCCTAAG GTGTTTCTGGACCCTGAGGGCTGTCAGACTCGAACAGCCTCCACATCAGAGCTGTATGATCTGTGTCTGGTACAGAACAACCTGCTGAAGGCCATTTCTGAGCCTGGATATTTCACTCGACGCATCCAGATCTGCATGGAGAATTATGAGGGGAACATCCAAAAGGGATAG
- the lrrc23 gene encoding leucine-rich repeat-containing protein 23 gives MSDSDEREALRAETEEEDDTERKEKEISGQEDQLKPCPLTQDMMVKSLSLLCRTGNGLSHAYVRLDLKSKGLTDLALLSSFIHLRYLDISSNHLSDFSPLADLTQLLWVKGDANLLQRFEGQPFGKLTYLQWLSFASNRLFDVKGLGGPALETLNLTGNGIQSMQGLEYHNLTNLMILELRGNCLETTDGIYLPNLRHLYLAQNNIKRLEGLEKLQRLNTLHLRDNQLETLEGLSPNMKCLQYLNVRGNLISSMRALRTLVNVGQTLKALVLSDNPLAKTDDYRLYVISHLSQLERLDKDPITAGEKSEAQEKDFEDEYAEDQEDN, from the exons ATGTCAGACTCTGATGAACGTGAGGCGCTAAGAGCAGAGACTGAGGAAGAGGATGATACTGAAAGAAAAGAGAAGGAGATTTCAGGACAGGAGGATCAG CTAAAGCCCTGTCCACTAACCCAGGACATGATGGTGAAAAGCTTGTCCTTATTGTGTCGCACCGGGAATGGTCTCTCTCATGCATATGTCAGACTTGACCTTAAAAGCAA GGGTCTGACAGACCTGGCCCTGCTCAGCTCCTTCATCCATCTGCGCTACTTGGACATCTCCTCCAATCATTTGTCAGACTTCTCTCCATTGGCTGATCTCACCCAGCTGCTGTGGGTGAAAGGAGACGCCAACCTGCTTCAGAGGTTTGAGGGTCAGCCGTTTGGCAAGCTCACTTACCTGCAGTGGCTCAGCTTTGCCAGCAACCGCCTATTTGATGTTAAAGGTCTTGGAGGTCCTGCACTGGAAACCCTCAACCTCACTG GTAATGGTATCCAGAGTATGCAGGGCCTGGAATATCACAATCTGACCAATTTGATGATTCTCGAGCTAAGAGGAAATTGTTTGGAAACTACAGATGGCATTTACCTCCCCAATTTACGCCATTTGTATCTG GCTCAGAACAACATAAAGCGATTGGAGGGTTTGGAGAAGCTCCAGCGTCTCAACACTCTTCACCTCAGAGATAACCAGTTGGAAACACTAGAGGGACTTAGTCCCAACATGAAATGTCTCCAATATCTTAATGTCAG GGGGAACCTTATATCTTCTATGAGGGCTTTGCGAACTCTAGTGAATGTGGGGCAAACACTGAAGGCCCTTGTGCTCTCGGACAACCCTTTAGCAAAGACTGACGATTACAGGCTGTATGTGATCTCACATCTCTCCCAGCTGGAGAGACTGGACAAGGATCCCATCACGGCTGGAGAGAAGTCTGAGGCCCAGGAGAAG gattttgaagATGAATATGCTGAAGATCAAGAGGATAACTGA